From Rhodococcus antarcticus, the proteins below share one genomic window:
- a CDS encoding GNAT family N-acetyltransferase, translating to MSRRMANLTLDSLGHLPVSCRRCVFWELAPHALAQAEEYGQTDLEKEAWVSSVLLEWGSCGKTITVDGIPAGHALYAPPSAVPRSAAFPTSPVSPDAVLLTSLRVVEGFEGAGIGRALVQAVVKDLTRRGVRAIEAFGDAAATAEEPSRSCVIPAEFLLGVGFKTVRPHQRWPRLRLELRSAITWKEDVEAALERLLSSVTIPVSASPAHATGLRTPGGRTA from the coding sequence GTGTCCCGTCGGATGGCGAACCTGACGCTCGACTCGCTCGGCCACCTGCCCGTGTCGTGCCGGCGGTGCGTGTTCTGGGAGCTGGCACCGCACGCTCTCGCGCAGGCGGAGGAGTACGGCCAGACCGACCTCGAGAAGGAGGCCTGGGTGTCCAGCGTCCTGCTCGAGTGGGGCTCGTGCGGGAAGACGATCACCGTCGACGGCATCCCGGCGGGACACGCGCTCTACGCACCACCCAGCGCGGTGCCCCGGTCGGCTGCCTTCCCGACCTCGCCGGTCAGTCCGGATGCCGTCCTGCTCACCTCGCTCAGGGTGGTGGAGGGCTTCGAGGGAGCCGGGATCGGGCGCGCCCTCGTCCAGGCCGTGGTCAAGGACCTCACCCGTCGCGGCGTGCGCGCGATCGAGGCCTTCGGTGACGCGGCCGCGACCGCGGAGGAGCCCAGCCGATCCTGCGTCATCCCGGCCGAGTTCCTGCTCGGTGTCGGCTTCAAGACGGTCCGTCCGCACCAGCGGTGGCCACGGCTGCGCCTCGAGCTGCGCTCGGCCATCACGTGGAAGGAGGACGTCGAGGCAGCGCTGGAGCGGCTGCTCAGCTCGGTGACCATTCCGGTGTCCGCCAGCCCAGCGCACGCCACCGGGCTGCGCACGCCCGGTGGGCGCACGGCCTGA
- a CDS encoding N-acetylmuramoyl-L-alanine amidase: MQLLRSGDRGPAVAAVRASLLALDLLAPAPAGSENHFDDAVHDAVRRFQQEKGLIVDGLVGVMTWRRLEEAGYRFGQRTLIYSLSAPMAGDDVAELQTRLLELGFNAGRHDGVFGQQTDAALRDFQGQYGLGVDGICGPATRGALAPLTKVTGGSLHRIREEETLRVSGPRLRGKRIVIDPGHGGLDRGSVGTGPAGDVAESDVVWDIATLLEGRMTATGMETLLTRSQSTSPADVERAALANSWGADLVLSLHADAHRSPRAEGVATFHFGNPEGTSSSMGELLASYVQRELVVRTGMLDGRTHARTWELLRRTRMPTVQVELGYLSNSGDLAQLADPRVRSTVADALLVAVKRLYLLGENDRPTGTFTYADLLAEELTR; this comes from the coding sequence ATGCAGCTGCTCCGTTCCGGCGACCGCGGCCCCGCCGTGGCTGCGGTGCGCGCCTCGCTGCTCGCCCTGGACCTCCTGGCTCCCGCCCCCGCCGGCTCGGAGAACCACTTCGACGACGCCGTGCACGACGCCGTGCGGAGGTTCCAGCAGGAGAAGGGCCTCATCGTCGACGGCCTCGTGGGGGTCATGACGTGGCGCCGGCTCGAGGAGGCGGGCTACCGGTTCGGGCAGCGCACCCTCATCTACTCCCTCTCCGCGCCGATGGCCGGTGACGACGTCGCGGAGCTGCAGACCCGCCTGCTCGAGCTCGGCTTCAACGCCGGCCGGCACGACGGCGTGTTCGGACAGCAGACCGACGCGGCGCTCCGCGACTTCCAGGGCCAGTACGGGCTCGGCGTGGACGGGATCTGCGGGCCCGCCACGCGCGGTGCCCTCGCCCCCCTGACCAAGGTGACCGGTGGCTCGCTGCACCGCATCCGCGAGGAGGAGACCCTCCGGGTCTCGGGCCCGCGCCTGCGCGGCAAGCGCATCGTCATCGACCCCGGTCACGGGGGTCTCGACCGTGGCTCGGTCGGGACGGGTCCCGCCGGGGACGTCGCGGAGTCCGACGTCGTGTGGGACATCGCGACCCTGCTGGAGGGCAGGATGACCGCCACGGGGATGGAGACGCTGCTGACGCGCTCGCAGTCCACCAGCCCCGCGGACGTCGAGCGGGCGGCCCTGGCCAACAGCTGGGGCGCCGACCTGGTGCTCTCGCTGCACGCGGACGCCCACCGCAGCCCCCGCGCCGAGGGCGTGGCCACCTTCCACTTCGGCAACCCCGAGGGCACCAGCTCGAGCATGGGCGAGCTGCTGGCCTCCTACGTGCAGCGCGAGCTGGTGGTCCGCACGGGGATGCTGGACGGCCGCACGCACGCTCGGACCTGGGAGCTGTTGCGCCGCACAAGGATGCCCACGGTGCAGGTGGAGCTGGGGTACCTCTCGAACTCGGGGGACCTGGCCCAGCTCGCCGACCCCCGCGTGCGCAGCACCGTCGCCGACGCACTGCTCGTGGCCGTGAAGCGTCTGTACCTGCTCGGGGAGAACGACCGGCCAACCGGGACGTTCACCTACGCCGACCTGCTCGCGGAGGAGCTGACCCGCTGA
- the trxA gene encoding thioredoxin, translating into MSTPITVTDATFAAEVLGSSKPVLVDFWATWCGPCKMVAPVLEEIANEHGEKITIAKMDIDANPSIPRDYQILSIPTMILFQDGKPVKQIVGAKPKAALLADLSDVL; encoded by the coding sequence ATGAGCACCCCCATCACCGTCACCGACGCCACGTTCGCCGCAGAGGTCCTCGGCAGCAGCAAGCCCGTGCTGGTCGACTTCTGGGCGACGTGGTGCGGCCCGTGCAAGATGGTCGCCCCGGTGCTCGAGGAGATCGCCAACGAGCACGGCGAGAAGATCACCATCGCCAAGATGGACATCGACGCGAACCCGTCCATCCCGCGCGACTACCAGATCCTCTCCATCCCCACGATGATCCTGTTCCAGGACGGCAAGCCCGTGAAGCAGATCGTCGGCGCCAAGCCCAAGGCGGCTCTGCTGGCCGACCTCAGCGACGTCCTCTGA
- the trxB gene encoding thioredoxin-disulfide reductase, translated as MTDSTTAGPDEVRDVIVIGSGPAGYTAAVYTARAQLRPLVFEGTQFGGALMTTTEVENFPGFRDGIMGPDLMGEMREQATRFGAELRAEDVEAVDLSGAVKTVLANGTTYSARAVILSMGAAPRYLGVPGEQTLLGRGVSSCATCDGFFFRDQDIAVVGGGDSAMEEATFLTRFARTVTVVHRREEFRSSRIMLERARGNDKIRFVTNSEVTEVLGEGSVSGLRLRDTVTGAETTLDVTAMFVAVGHDPRSALVRDQVEVDDAGYVQVAARGTATSLDGVFAAGDLVDHTYRQAITAAGTGCAAAIDAERWLAENAVDDHAELASELVGGGYGSSAS; from the coding sequence GTGACCGACAGCACCACCGCGGGGCCCGACGAGGTCCGCGACGTCATCGTCATCGGGTCCGGGCCCGCCGGGTACACCGCCGCCGTCTACACCGCGCGCGCCCAGCTGAGGCCGCTGGTGTTCGAGGGGACCCAGTTCGGCGGGGCCTTGATGACCACCACGGAGGTCGAGAACTTCCCCGGCTTCCGCGACGGCATCATGGGCCCAGACCTCATGGGCGAGATGCGCGAGCAGGCCACCCGCTTCGGCGCCGAGCTGCGTGCGGAGGACGTCGAGGCCGTCGACCTCTCCGGTGCGGTCAAGACCGTTCTCGCCAACGGCACCACCTACTCCGCGCGTGCGGTCATCCTCTCGATGGGCGCCGCACCCCGCTACCTCGGGGTGCCCGGCGAGCAGACCCTGCTGGGCCGCGGCGTCAGCTCCTGCGCCACCTGTGACGGCTTCTTCTTCCGCGACCAGGACATCGCCGTCGTCGGCGGCGGGGACTCCGCGATGGAGGAGGCGACGTTCCTGACCCGCTTCGCCCGCACCGTGACCGTGGTCCACCGCCGGGAGGAGTTCCGCTCCTCCCGCATCATGCTGGAGCGGGCGCGGGGCAACGACAAGATCCGCTTCGTGACCAACTCCGAGGTCACCGAGGTGCTCGGTGAAGGAAGCGTGAGCGGGCTCCGCCTGCGGGACACCGTCACGGGAGCCGAGACCACCCTCGACGTCACGGCCATGTTCGTCGCCGTCGGCCACGACCCGCGCAGCGCTCTGGTGCGGGACCAGGTGGAGGTCGACGACGCCGGCTACGTCCAGGTGGCTGCGCGCGGCACGGCCACCTCGCTCGACGGCGTCTTCGCAGCCGGCGACCTCGTGGACCACACCTACCGCCAGGCCATCACCGCGGCCGGCACCGGTTGCGCCGCCGCCATCGACGCCGAGCGCTGGCTCGCCGAGAACGCGGTCGACGACCACGCCGAGCTCGCCAGCGAGCTCGTGGGCGGCGGGTACGGCTCGTCCGCGTCCTGA
- the sigM gene encoding RNA polymerase sigma factor SigM — protein sequence MPAARQTDQDRPAGHVSDEALLAAHVAGDPHAFGELVRRHRDRMWAVALRTTRDPDEAADALQDAFLSAHRAAAAFRADAKVTTWLHRIVVNACLDRLRKRAARPTVPLPEDGWDEPAEPRDRVSERETAMAVHEALLQIPPDQRAAVVAVDVEGFSVADAARALGVAEGTIKSRCARGRVKLAVLLGHLREDGGADGTGPVEAARNRPALPRVGAGDVRVGEEGS from the coding sequence GTGCCCGCGGCCCGCCAGACCGACCAGGACCGGCCCGCCGGTCACGTCAGCGACGAGGCGCTGCTGGCGGCGCACGTGGCCGGGGACCCGCACGCGTTCGGCGAGCTCGTCCGCCGCCACCGGGACCGGATGTGGGCGGTGGCCCTGCGCACCACGCGGGACCCCGACGAGGCCGCCGACGCCCTGCAGGACGCCTTCCTGTCCGCGCACCGGGCCGCCGCGGCCTTCCGGGCCGACGCCAAGGTCACCACCTGGCTGCACCGCATCGTGGTCAACGCTTGCCTGGACCGCCTGCGCAAGCGTGCTGCCCGCCCCACGGTCCCGCTGCCCGAGGACGGCTGGGACGAGCCGGCCGAGCCCCGGGACCGGGTCTCGGAGCGGGAGACGGCCATGGCGGTGCACGAGGCCCTGCTGCAGATCCCCCCGGACCAGCGCGCCGCCGTCGTGGCCGTGGACGTCGAGGGGTTCTCGGTCGCCGACGCCGCCCGGGCGCTGGGGGTGGCCGAGGGGACCATCAAGAGCCGCTGCGCCCGCGGCCGGGTCAAGCTGGCGGTGCTGCTCGGCCACCTGCGGGAGGACGGCGGCGCGGACGGGACCGGACCCGTCGAGGCGGCACGGAACCGACCGGCGCTGCCGCGCGTCGGAGCGGGAGACGTCCGCGTGGGAGAGGAGGGTTCGTGA
- a CDS encoding murein biosynthesis integral membrane protein MurJ, with protein sequence MSRPLPRRRRVDGDGPRHALADATAGAPADTGTLPVVGPGPVAPAAERPAQARADAAERSDARLLRTTGSLALPTLVSRVTGFGKALAITAVLGIGAVSDSFTIANTLPNIVAELVLGAVLTSIIIPVLVRAEREDTDGGALFTRKLVTVAGVVLLVATVLAVLAAPLLTRLYLGGDSAADERLATLFAVLLLPQIVFYGFSALFGAVLNTRGVFGLVAWSPVLNNVVTLVTLGVYVLLPGELEVSPTNPHLLVLGIGTTLGIVAQVAVVVPALRRTGVDLRPSWGLDARLRRFGGLAVAVIAYVLVAQVGLVVTNRVANAAADGAVITYANAWLLLQVPYGIIGVSLLTAIMPRMSRAAAAGDSRSVVADLALGSRLSTVALLPIIVLFTVHGATLGTALFAYGRASSEGASGIGSAVAASAFGLLPFAVVLLQLRVFYARQEAWVPTLVMVAMTVVKVPVVLVLPELLAPEDVVLGLAAANALSFAVGAALGGFLLRRALGPLGTGALLRTTGLVLAASLAGVAVDLTFSSVVGLDGLSRALGGPGAVVELAVHTVLVLGVAVAVLLRLRLPELDVLRPALASLGRRLGRGGGPAQPVDPQPPAGAPSGAVPALPYPGHPRGPLQQDGAQRGGGGTVSGDDERPGAIRSAPEQTPPAVVPAPPVPAPPVPAPPVPAPPVPAPPVPAPPVAGGPPSSAPRPPVRGPRLVPGAAVAGGRYRLLAEHGGSGELRFWQARDTTLDRDVALTFVDAAQSSPAQDPELEGPQAVLSRTRRLGGITTPGLARVLDVVRGSSGGIVVSEWTPGRSLREVSETEPSPVGAARAVRSLASAAESAHRAGTALAIDHPDRVRISSAGNAVLAFPGVAATADQRNDVRGLGAVLYALTTAHWPLPAPGRSGDDGPVGGLPRAPLGRNGAAVEPRTLRPTVPFEISAVTVRALEPDSGLRTAAAVQTVLDQASVLDQQTDMFPAITQEAPLAAEGARGPRAAGAARRPSGSVEQAPPDGRRGKLTAGLLALGVVVVLVIGGVAYGVSNLLSGGSSDTPLPSLKLDPTGGVISTTAPAATTAPATTPPAAAGPVAVAGATVFSPGGTADHPADVGLAVDGDPATVWPTDQYKQPFPRLKDGVGVLLNLGAASTLSNVSIDSPSAGTVVEIRSSPTADPQLGDTTVLATATLTAGRTEIPVTAAAPVQHVLVWITTLSTVSGKNQSDLAEITLTSGPSR encoded by the coding sequence GTGAGCAGACCCCTCCCGCGGCGGCGACGGGTGGACGGCGACGGTCCCCGCCACGCCCTCGCCGACGCCACCGCCGGTGCCCCCGCCGACACCGGCACGCTGCCCGTGGTGGGCCCCGGGCCCGTCGCCCCCGCCGCCGAGCGACCGGCCCAGGCCCGCGCCGACGCCGCCGAGCGCTCCGACGCCAGGCTGCTGCGCACCACCGGCTCGCTCGCACTGCCGACGCTGGTCAGCCGGGTGACCGGGTTCGGCAAGGCCCTGGCCATCACGGCCGTGCTCGGCATCGGGGCGGTCTCGGACTCCTTCACCATCGCCAACACGCTGCCCAACATCGTCGCGGAGCTCGTCCTCGGCGCAGTCCTGACCAGCATCATCATCCCGGTCCTCGTGCGCGCCGAGCGGGAGGACACCGACGGTGGTGCGCTGTTCACCCGCAAGCTCGTCACCGTCGCCGGGGTCGTGCTGCTCGTCGCGACGGTGCTCGCCGTCCTGGCCGCCCCCCTGCTCACCCGGCTCTACCTCGGCGGCGACTCCGCGGCGGACGAGCGGCTGGCCACGCTGTTCGCGGTCCTGCTGCTGCCGCAGATCGTGTTCTACGGGTTCAGCGCGTTGTTCGGCGCCGTGCTCAACACCCGCGGGGTCTTCGGCCTGGTCGCCTGGTCGCCGGTGCTGAACAACGTGGTCACCCTGGTCACCCTCGGGGTGTACGTGCTGCTGCCCGGCGAGCTCGAGGTCTCGCCGACCAACCCGCACCTGCTCGTCCTGGGGATCGGCACCACGCTGGGCATCGTCGCGCAGGTGGCGGTGGTGGTCCCCGCGCTGCGGCGCACCGGGGTGGACCTGCGGCCCAGCTGGGGCCTGGACGCCCGGCTGCGCCGCTTCGGCGGTCTCGCGGTGGCCGTCATCGCCTACGTCCTCGTCGCCCAGGTGGGCCTCGTCGTCACCAACCGGGTGGCCAACGCCGCGGCGGACGGTGCCGTCATCACCTACGCGAACGCCTGGCTGCTGCTGCAGGTGCCGTACGGGATCATCGGCGTCTCGCTGCTCACGGCGATCATGCCGCGGATGTCCCGGGCGGCGGCCGCCGGGGACTCCCGCTCGGTGGTGGCCGACCTGGCGCTGGGCTCTCGGCTGTCGACCGTGGCGCTGCTGCCGATCATCGTCCTGTTCACCGTGCACGGCGCCACCCTGGGTACCGCGCTGTTCGCCTACGGCCGGGCCAGCTCCGAGGGTGCGAGCGGCATCGGCAGCGCCGTGGCCGCCTCGGCGTTCGGGCTCCTGCCCTTCGCGGTGGTGCTGCTGCAGCTTCGGGTGTTCTACGCGCGGCAGGAGGCCTGGGTCCCCACGCTCGTCATGGTGGCGATGACGGTCGTCAAGGTCCCGGTGGTGCTCGTGCTCCCGGAGCTGCTCGCCCCGGAGGACGTGGTGCTGGGGCTGGCCGCGGCGAACGCCCTCAGCTTCGCCGTGGGGGCCGCGCTGGGCGGGTTCCTGCTGCGCCGGGCGCTCGGACCGCTGGGCACCGGGGCGCTGCTGCGGACCACCGGGCTCGTCCTGGCGGCGAGCCTGGCCGGGGTCGCCGTCGACCTCACGTTCTCGAGCGTGGTCGGGCTCGACGGCCTCAGCCGGGCCCTCGGCGGGCCGGGCGCGGTGGTCGAGCTGGCCGTGCACACGGTGCTGGTGCTGGGGGTGGCCGTGGCGGTCCTGCTGCGGCTGCGGCTGCCCGAGCTGGACGTGCTGCGCCCCGCGCTGGCATCGCTGGGTCGACGGCTCGGACGGGGTGGCGGCCCGGCGCAGCCGGTGGACCCGCAGCCGCCGGCGGGCGCACCATCCGGGGCGGTGCCCGCGCTCCCGTACCCTGGACACCCACGGGGGCCGCTCCAGCAGGACGGCGCCCAGCGAGGTGGAGGTGGAACCGTGAGCGGGGACGACGAGCGCCCAGGCGCGATCCGGTCGGCCCCTGAGCAGACCCCACCTGCTGTCGTCCCCGCCCCGCCCGTCCCCGCCCCGCCCGTCCCCGCCCCGCCCGTCCCCGCCCCGCCCGTCCCCGCCCCGCCCGTCCCCGCCCCGCCCGTCGCCGGCGGGCCACCGTCGTCCGCTCCCCGGCCGCCCGTCCGAGGTCCCCGACTGGTGCCGGGCGCGGCCGTCGCCGGCGGGCGCTACCGGCTCCTCGCGGAGCACGGCGGCTCGGGCGAGCTGCGCTTCTGGCAGGCCCGCGACACGACGCTGGACCGCGACGTGGCGCTCACCTTCGTCGACGCCGCGCAGTCCTCTCCCGCGCAGGACCCCGAGCTCGAGGGGCCGCAGGCCGTGCTCTCCCGCACCCGGCGCCTCGGCGGGATCACGACGCCCGGGCTCGCCCGCGTGCTGGACGTCGTGCGCGGGAGCTCGGGCGGGATCGTCGTGTCGGAGTGGACCCCGGGCCGCTCGCTGCGCGAGGTGTCCGAGACCGAGCCGTCCCCGGTGGGTGCCGCCCGCGCCGTGCGGTCGCTGGCCTCGGCGGCGGAGTCCGCGCACCGGGCCGGCACCGCGCTGGCCATCGACCACCCCGACCGCGTGCGGATCAGCTCCGCGGGCAACGCCGTCCTGGCCTTCCCCGGGGTGGCCGCCACCGCCGACCAGCGCAACGACGTCCGTGGCCTCGGGGCCGTGCTGTACGCACTCACCACCGCGCACTGGCCGTTGCCGGCTCCCGGGCGCAGCGGGGACGACGGACCCGTCGGTGGCCTGCCCCGCGCACCGCTGGGGCGCAACGGCGCTGCCGTCGAGCCCCGCACCCTCCGGCCGACCGTGCCGTTCGAGATCTCCGCCGTGACCGTCCGCGCGCTCGAGCCGGACAGCGGCCTGCGCACCGCCGCCGCGGTGCAGACGGTGCTGGACCAGGCCTCGGTCCTGGACCAGCAGACCGACATGTTCCCCGCGATCACCCAGGAGGCCCCGCTGGCCGCCGAGGGTGCCCGGGGCCCTCGAGCTGCGGGTGCCGCGCGACGGCCGTCCGGGAGCGTGGAGCAGGCGCCCCCGGACGGCCGTCGCGGCAAGCTCACCGCCGGGCTGCTCGCCCTCGGCGTCGTGGTGGTGCTCGTCATCGGCGGCGTCGCCTACGGGGTCAGCAACCTGCTCTCGGGCGGATCGTCGGACACCCCGCTGCCCAGCCTCAAGCTCGACCCCACCGGCGGGGTCATCTCCACCACCGCACCCGCCGCGACCACGGCCCCGGCCACCACCCCGCCAGCGGCGGCGGGACCGGTCGCCGTGGCCGGTGCGACCGTCTTCTCGCCGGGCGGCACCGCCGACCACCCGGCGGACGTGGGCCTGGCCGTGGACGGCGACCCCGCCACCGTGTGGCCCACCGACCAGTACAAGCAGCCCTTCCCCCGGCTCAAGGACGGTGTGGGCGTGCTGCTCAACCTGGGCGCGGCGAGCACCCTCTCCAACGTCTCCATCGACTCGCCGAGCGCGGGCACCGTCGTGGAGATCCGCTCCTCGCCCACCGCGGACCCCCAGCTCGGCGACACCACCGTGCTCGCCACCGCGACGCTGACCGCCGGTCGCACCGAGATCCCGGTCACGGCGGCTGCGCCCGTCCAGCACGTCCTGGTCTGGATCACCACGCTGTCCACGGTGAGCGGGAAGAACCAGAGCGACCTGGCCGAGATCACCCTCACGTCCGGGCCTTCACGGTAA
- a CDS encoding DUF6049 family protein → MRGGGRHAALLLLLTLLGAVCGVVPAAATPSTGQAALAGPRFVELTVGTVSPGVVTAATTALIVTGSLRNTGDRSVSDLEVRLQRAPAVTTAAGLTAALRAVPETFSATGPFHRVADRLEPGGSVDFALELPTTGGPGSSLALAGPGVYPVLVNVNGTPDFGNPARLDAAHLLLPVQGVPGSTPPSTTPPSSTPPSTTPPSTTPPSTPVAPPGVTLLWPLADTPRLLPVTPGSAPLLSDDDLATSLAEGGRLDGLLRAATTATSATADPTGQLGASLCLAVDPDLLATAEAMTTPGGYQVRTSTGTTAGTGTDAAARWLNRLRTAAADTCVTALPWARADLNASARAGLATQERLAVTGGAAQVARVTGADSLPTLTWPVDGVLTDTAAADLQAMGQTSVLLSAAAVSAAGGAQLDPTTRTARVPAGAGTLGAALLDPPTATALAATGSNPVTGGADTSTTDRASALQDALGALSWPSLVGLGGDGTAAGAPTSVVVAPPQLWTADATEATAVIGAVGGLLTAGLATARPLESLVAGTQTATTTAALAYPVGAAAAELAATTTDAVAGTAGAVADLAAATTTDVQAQVDPITLTDPLQLDLVRSLSRAPDAPPASGVADVLSNLKAQVQLQAPGGPYTLASETSPLLLVVRNGLPVTVDVRIAVTGPPGLTVTDTGVQQLPANSSRQLMLPTSVGRTGQFAVDVTLTTSGGQSLGPATRVLVLSTAYGTATAAVTGAAALLLLVLVGRRLWHRFRGQDDPADEGRQP, encoded by the coding sequence GTGAGGGGTGGCGGTCGGCACGCAGCCCTGCTCCTGCTGCTCACCCTCCTCGGCGCGGTCTGCGGGGTGGTGCCGGCGGCCGCGACACCGTCGACCGGTCAGGCCGCGCTCGCCGGACCCCGTTTCGTGGAGCTCACCGTCGGGACGGTCTCGCCCGGCGTGGTCACCGCCGCGACCACCGCCCTGATCGTCACCGGAAGCCTGCGCAACACCGGGGACCGCAGCGTCTCCGACCTGGAGGTCCGTCTGCAGCGAGCTCCCGCGGTGACCACGGCCGCGGGACTCACCGCCGCGCTGCGCGCCGTCCCCGAGACCTTCAGCGCCACCGGGCCCTTCCATCGGGTGGCGGACCGCCTCGAGCCCGGCGGCTCGGTGGACTTCGCCCTCGAGCTGCCCACCACGGGCGGCCCCGGGAGCTCGCTGGCCCTCGCCGGCCCCGGTGTCTACCCCGTGCTCGTCAACGTCAACGGCACGCCCGACTTCGGCAACCCCGCCCGGCTGGACGCAGCGCACCTCCTGCTCCCCGTGCAGGGTGTCCCCGGCAGCACCCCGCCGAGCACCACCCCGCCGAGCAGCACCCCGCCGAGCACCACCCCGCCGAGCACCACCCCGCCGAGCACCCCCGTGGCCCCGCCCGGGGTGACGCTGCTGTGGCCGCTGGCCGACACCCCGCGCCTGCTGCCCGTCACACCCGGCTCCGCACCCCTGCTCAGCGACGACGACCTGGCCACCTCCCTCGCCGAGGGCGGGCGCCTGGACGGCCTGCTCAGGGCGGCGACCACCGCCACCTCGGCGACGGCCGACCCCACCGGGCAGCTCGGCGCCAGCCTCTGCCTGGCCGTGGACCCGGATCTCCTGGCCACCGCCGAGGCGATGACCACCCCGGGCGGGTACCAGGTGCGTACCAGCACCGGCACCACGGCCGGCACCGGCACCGACGCGGCCGCCCGGTGGCTGAACCGCCTGAGGACGGCTGCCGCTGACACCTGCGTGACCGCGCTCCCGTGGGCCCGGGCCGACCTCAACGCCAGCGCCCGCGCCGGGCTCGCCACCCAGGAGCGGCTCGCCGTCACCGGCGGTGCGGCCCAGGTCGCCCGGGTCACCGGTGCCGACTCCCTGCCCACCCTCACCTGGCCCGTGGACGGGGTGCTGACCGACACCGCAGCCGCCGACCTGCAGGCGATGGGACAGACCTCGGTGCTGCTGTCCGCCGCCGCCGTGTCCGCGGCGGGTGGCGCCCAGCTGGACCCGACCACCCGCACCGCCCGCGTACCGGCCGGCGCGGGCACGCTCGGCGCCGCGCTGCTGGACCCGCCCACCGCCACGGCCCTCGCGGCCACCGGGAGCAACCCGGTCACCGGTGGCGCGGACACCTCGACCACCGACCGTGCGAGCGCGCTGCAGGACGCGCTGGGGGCGCTGTCCTGGCCCTCCCTGGTCGGCCTCGGCGGCGACGGGACCGCGGCGGGCGCGCCGACGTCGGTCGTCGTGGCCCCGCCCCAGCTGTGGACCGCGGACGCCACCGAGGCCACGGCGGTGATCGGGGCCGTGGGCGGTCTGCTCACCGCCGGCCTCGCGACCGCCCGTCCGCTGGAGTCCCTGGTCGCCGGGACGCAGACGGCCACCACGACCGCCGCGCTCGCCTACCCCGTGGGCGCCGCGGCCGCCGAGCTCGCCGCCACCACCACCGACGCGGTGGCCGGGACCGCCGGGGCCGTCGCCGACCTCGCCGCGGCCACCACCACCGACGTGCAGGCCCAGGTGGACCCGATCACCCTGACCGACCCGCTGCAGCTGGACCTGGTGCGCTCGCTGTCCCGGGCGCCCGACGCGCCCCCGGCCTCCGGCGTCGCCGACGTGCTCAGCAACCTCAAGGCCCAGGTGCAGCTGCAGGCCCCGGGCGGGCCCTACACCCTGGCGTCGGAGACCAGCCCCCTGCTGCTGGTGGTGCGCAACGGGCTCCCGGTCACGGTGGACGTGCGGATCGCGGTCACCGGGCCACCGGGGCTCACGGTCACCGACACCGGGGTGCAGCAGCTGCCCGCGAACTCCTCACGCCAGCTGATGCTGCCGACCTCGGTCGGCCGCACCGGGCAGTTCGCCGTGGACGTCACGCTGACCACCTCGGGCGGGCAGAGCCTGGGACCGGCCACCCGCGTGCTGGTCCTGTCCACCGCCTACGGCACGGCCACCGCAGCGGTGACCGGGGCCGCAGCGCTGCTGCTTCTGGTCCTGGTGGGTCGGCGGCTGTGGCACCGCTTCCGCGGGCAGGACGACCCCGCCGACGAGGGCAGGCAGCCGTGA
- a CDS encoding NUDIX hydrolase, with product MPSTEPDDGVPRPAPGATGRTRPSAPSSPDTAVPSPGRRAEGRRVADGRDPRHGGRARMRTVDETSAGGLVVRGLDGPPEHRTAALIGRTDRRGRLLWSLPKGHLEEGETAVQAAEREVQEETGILGRVLTPLGDIDYWFVTEGRRVHKTVHHFLLRHLGGELCDEDVEVTEVAWVPLAEMDTRLAYADERRLVQTAHDVISRLGSSRDGDATGPGSPGGPSRS from the coding sequence GTGCCTTCCACCGAGCCCGACGACGGGGTCCCCCGTCCGGCGCCGGGGGCCACGGGGCGCACCCGCCCGTCCGCACCGAGCAGCCCGGACACCGCCGTCCCGAGCCCCGGCCGTCGTGCCGAGGGCCGCCGGGTCGCCGACGGGCGCGATCCGCGCCACGGTGGCCGGGCGCGGATGCGCACCGTGGACGAGACCTCCGCCGGAGGTCTCGTCGTGCGGGGGCTCGACGGCCCGCCCGAGCACCGCACCGCCGCGCTCATCGGCCGCACCGACCGGCGGGGTCGACTGCTGTGGTCGCTGCCCAAGGGCCACCTCGAGGAGGGGGAGACCGCGGTGCAGGCCGCCGAGCGCGAGGTGCAGGAGGAGACCGGGATCCTCGGTCGCGTGCTGACCCCCCTCGGGGACATCGACTACTGGTTCGTCACCGAGGGCCGTCGCGTGCACAAGACGGTGCACCACTTCCTGCTGCGCCACCTCGGCGGCGAGCTCTGCGACGAGGACGTCGAGGTCACCGAGGTGGCCTGGGTCCCGCTCGCGGAGATGGACACCCGGCTGGCCTACGCCGACGAGCGACGACTGGTGCAGACGGCCCACGACGTCATCTCCCGGCTCGGGTCCTCCCGGGACGGGGACGCGACGGGGCCCGGCTCGCCGGGCGGACCCAGCCGGTCGTGA